Within the Pseudomonas chlororaphis subsp. aurantiaca genome, the region TCCTGCACGGAATGCTCCATACCCGTTCGGCGCAGGGAATCGTGCGCTGATGAGTCGGCTTGACGTGCCAGTCCAGCACCGGCGTATCCCGCCATGGCCTGTAACAGCGCAGCGCCTGGTTGTTTTTGTACCATGTGCTTTGCAAATGCTCAGCGTAATCCGACACGCCACCCTCCCCGGACACTTCCCGGTCCGTCGCGCTGCTTATTGGCACATTGTCCGCCTGGCGTCTTCTATGCCGCCGCCGTACTTCTCGGATATCTCGATCTTGTAACCATTGGGATCGAGAAAATAAACCGAACGTGAAGAGTGGTATTGAACTTCATAATCGGGGAGCAACTTCACGCCGTGATCGCGTAGTTGCGCCAGAACATGGTCGAAGTCTTCCACCAAAATACCGAAGTGAGTAATTTCCAGGCCATCATTCTTTACACCCCGCCCTTCGGCATATTCATGCATGCATAAATACAGTGTCTGATCCGCGCCAATAATCATCCAGCGGGTAAAGGCACGAATACCCACTTCCTTCACTTCGAAACCGAACACCCGCGCATAAAACGCCTGGCTTTCTTCAATATCGGCCACATCGAGCTGGATATGATCGATACCCACGATTCTGATCCTGTCGAGCGGAGCATTCATTGGACAAGCCCTCGATAATCATCCGGCAACAGGCCGTCGGTTTCCCAGGTATCGATATAGGATTTGAAGAACGGCAGCACTTCCGGCGAATGTTGCCGGGCTACTTCATAACCGGCGATACCGGCGGATATATTTGTCTTGTCGAGTAACAGGGTGCTCTTGAACGCGTCCAGCGCCTGGTCGAAGTTCCCCAGTTGCTGATGACAGGCACCGATCATGTATTGCGAGTAAGTCACCCGTGGAAAACCGATGTCGTAAGCCTTCTGGAAGCGTTGCAACGCGCGTTGCCATTGCCGGTCGACCACTTCGACCTCACCGGCCTCGTGATAGGAAATACTCCAGTCGGGATCGTAGGCAAGCAGCTCATCGGCCACACGCCGGGCACTTTCGACATCGCGGGCGACGTAGAGCATTTCCTTGAGCTTCGACTCGTAGACAGTCTTGCGTGCTTCCCGGGCCTCGATACTGCCGCCTCTCTCGCCGCGCAACACCGCCTCGGCATACTCTTCGGCCAGCAGCATGTATTGCCGCGTGGTGGCGACGTCGCCCCGGGCCGCCGGCACCATGGCCAGGCCGCGATAGAACGAAGACAGCGAAACCAGATCCGCCGGCGTGGTGCTCGAGGCAATCTGCTTGACCGCCGCCTCGCCCGTGCCGATGAACCAGCGGTTCAGCTCGTCATCGATGGCATTGCCCTTGATTTTCCAGACGATCGCCTGGGAGCAGACATCCAGCACCCGGGCTGGCGACAGCCGATGGGCCTGCATGAGCGCCTTGAGTGCGGTGAAGTCGTCCTGATGCGAGGATTGCATCTCAAGACGGTTCTGAATGGCAAAGCGGGCCAGATGATAAGTCACCCGCTGATCGGGATAGAGCGCGTCATAAGGTACCTCGGCCAGTACCTGATTGGCGAAGCGGTACCGGCAGCTGGCG harbors:
- a CDS encoding VOC family protein; the protein is MGIDHIQLDVADIEESQAFYARVFGFEVKEVGIRAFTRWMIIGADQTLYLCMHEYAEGRGVKNDGLEITHFGILVEDFDHVLAQLRDHGVKLLPDYEVQYHSSRSVYFLDPNGYKIEISEKYGGGIEDARRTMCQ
- a CDS encoding tetratricopeptide repeat protein gives rise to the protein MPQLLEPSTLVEVAQRHAISVDELEFFSYGMDGPVAKLKWLADLREWAPPVQKLSLAQSLAASCRYRFANQVLAEVPYDALYPDQRVTYHLARFAIQNRLEMQSSHQDDFTALKALMQAHRLSPARVLDVCSQAIVWKIKGNAIDDELNRWFIGTGEAAVKQIASSTTPADLVSLSSFYRGLAMVPAARGDVATTRQYMLLAEEYAEAVLRGERGGSIEAREARKTVYESKLKEMLYVARDVESARRVADELLAYDPDWSISYHEAGEVEVVDRQWQRALQRFQKAYDIGFPRVTYSQYMIGACHQQLGNFDQALDAFKSTLLLDKTNISAGIAGYEVARQHSPEVLPFFKSYIDTWETDGLLPDDYRGLVQ